The Triticum urartu cultivar G1812 chromosome 5, Tu2.1, whole genome shotgun sequence genome contains the following window.
ggcgtcTTTTCTTGGCTAGTTGGTGTTTCTAGCCCTTATTGGCTCTGTGTGAGCTTTCTAtgcttttttattatttttggagACCTTTAGAACCATGTTGGCACTACTTTATttggttaataagatggccgtatgcatctttcTGATGCAGAGACTGGGAAATcccccttttcaaaaaaaaaatcactAAGGGAGTACAGTATTATTGGTGATGCAAGGCATTTTCATTTATTAGGATAATCCAGAGATTAAATTTTCTGACCGAAATAAAAGGAACCAGAGCAATCTATTTCAAGGAatacccaaacatggcaacatgGCTAGACCCATAAGCATGGCCGCACAGGATCAAGCCTCTCTTGGGCACCTACCCATAGGCTGACAGTAGACCAGCCTTTGTCCCCTCGTCACCCAACTATTCATCTCTCATCAGTGTCACTTTCTCAGCCAATCCCCTAAACCAGCGCACAATACCAATACCCTGTCATCTAGCAGCTCCTTCCTTGCTCTTCCACATTTCTCTCTTGCCACATCTTTGTTGAATTGCACCCTCATACAAAACAGTATTTGGACTATAGCATCCTTCTTCGAAATCAAAGACATTTATTTTAGGATGGAGGGAGTAATAGGTACTCTGAATTTCAGACTaatcttttttttcttcttcttttttgtgGCCACCCCTTTTACTCGTAAGAAAAGGCGCTTGTGTTTCTTTGTACTACACaagagaaaaagagaagaagGGCGTGTGAGTAAATAGCACGAAAGGGCAACGCGGAAAACGAAAAGGGAGGGAGCAATCAAACCAAGAAACCGGAACGAATGTTTGTCATTGAATATCTCTCCCTCACGCCGACGACCAGCCGTTATTCCTTCCTCTCgtcctttcctcctcctcctccccctcctcgcTCTCCGTGTGTGAGCTGTGGGACGTCTCCTCCATTGCTCATCATTTCGAGCTTTCATTTTTtcttcctgttcttctccacgaGAGGCAGAGTAGGTAGGTAGGTAGGTAGGTACCATCCATCCATTTTGGCAAGGAGAAGAGGAGGTCGGGCAATGGGGTTGGCCAGCGACAGCGCCGGGTTCCCCTTCTCCGCCAAGCTCTCCGCCGCCAACTCGCCGCGCTTCTGCAACCCCATGAGCAGAAGGTGAGTCCTCGCCTCCCACCTCTTCCTCGTCGGTTTCTTTTCACCCCTTCTCCCGGGTGGGCTTTGCCGCCGTTCATGTTCTAGCGGCAAATGCGCCTGTGGTTGTCTTGGGAATCTTTTTGGGGGCGTCACAAACTCAGGATCCTTGCCAGTTTAGATCGTTTGGAGCTAATTTCATGGGTTTCAGGCCAAGGGAAAAAAATGGCATCTGAACTTCTGAAGCTCCCGTGTCCAACTCAAGAAAACAGTGGAATGTTACCCTGAAAATGTTCTTGGTAGCTCCCTCAAAGGGTTATTGTCAGGTGGTCCTGGGGATAACAAGATGCCCGCACATTTATTATTTTAGATCGTCCTATGATTTGCATAGATTCAGTTCTCCTTTAAAAGCTATTACTAGGACACTTCTTTGTTATATTCCTCAGCTTCTGAATAAATCCATCTGAAAAGATCCGTGTGTGGCAAACTTGATGCACTAGCAGCATTAGTTCAACATGATCTGTCTATGTTAGTCTTAGTTTTTCTGTTCTATTAGTCTGAAAAGTTTTTCATCACTTGGTCAATCTGAACCCATAATCTGAATATGTGTTGGCGAACTGAAGGAATATGTACTACAGTAGTATTTGCTAGATACAAAAGTGACTTGTGCCACCACATTGTTCGGTTCCAAGGTAAAAAAAAGGGGATTGTAGTTCCAAGCATTCTATGCCCCAATAACTGTAGAGCGAACTAGTGTCAAAAGAATTATGCTTGGCTTGATCTTCATTCACATGTTGCACATTAAGATGAAGTTCTTGGGTGTTTTAATTCCCTACATCGCTTGTTGTGCAGGATATTTTCAGATGTTGCTGGCGATATAACGGTATTGGTGGATGGTCAATCTTTTCTACTGCACAAGGTGCCCTTCATCTTCACCTCTTCTGAAGTTTTTATGGCCATCACTCTTCTTCACCTCTGTATTGGAGTGTGTGTTTCCCTCTTGGCCTTTTGAGTAGAAAAAAGAACTCTGTTGTGTTTTTCATTTGAACCTTAGCTTCAGTTATCATGGCTAAAAGGTGTAAAGAAATAAGAACATAATCTGGGAGAAACAACTAATGGGTTTGCCCACATGGTTAGAAATGTTTCGGGATCCTTGTGCGCGTGTGGGGAGAAGGGGGTAATAAGCAAACAAATTGTGATTGGTACTTTTCTTTTTCTGATGCTTATAGTATGAGCTGAAGCTAGGCCTGTGGAGCACGTTTGATCATACCGTGTCTCTACTTATTTTGCAGTTCCCTTTAGTCTCTCGGTGCGGAAGAATACGACGAATGGTggccgatgccaaggatccagATCTCTCAAAGCTTGAGCTTGTAAATGTACCAGGGGGAGCTACATCATTCGAACTCGCAGCCAAGTTCTGTTATGGGAGTAACTTTGAAATAACCACAGCGAATGTAGCTCATCTCCGGTGCATTGCAGAATATTTGGAAATGACAGAAGACTATCAAGATGAGAACCTCATTGTTCGGACAGAGATGTACCTGAATGACCTTGTGGTCAAGAACCTTGAGAAATCTCTACAAGTTTTATGCGCGTGTGAAGGCTTGGATCCAATGGTGGAGGAAATCGGATTTGTCGATAGGTGTGTCGATGCGATCGCGATGAACGCAAGCAAGGAGCAGCTGGTTTCAGGTTTGGCTCACTTGGAATGTGATGCGGGGTCCGGGAAGTTGCGGATGCATTGCCAGGACTGGTGGGTTGAGGATCTTTCTGCTCTAAGAATTGACTATTATCAGCGAGTGATCGCCGCGATGAGGAGAAGTGGCGTGAGACCGGAGAGCATAGGCACTTCTATCGTGCACTATGCTCAAACAGCTCTCAAGGGCATCGAAAGGCGTCACGTGTGGGATTCCGGCCCACTTGTCGGTGACAACCAAAGGGTGGTTGTGGAAACCCTCATCAACCTGATGGCAACCGAGAAGATCACAGCTGTTACCCTGTCATTCTTGTTCGGCATGCTCAGAATGGCGATAGAGGTTGATGCAGGACTAGACTACAGGATTGAAGTCGAGAAAAGGATCGGTCTCCATCTTGAGATGGCATCACTTGATGATCTTCTCATCCCGTCCATGCAAACGAGCGAGTCCATGTTTGACGTCGACACGGTCCATCGCATTTTGGTGAACTTCTTGCAAAGGATTGAGGAAGATGACTCGGGAGACTTGTCACCTTGCGGATACGAGTCCGACGGACTCAAGTCTCCGAGCCACGGCTCGGTGCTCAAGGTCGGAAGGCTAATGGATGGTTATCTTGCAGAAATTGCACCAGATCCTTATCTGAAACTGCAGAAGTTCATGACCCTCATCGAACTGTTGCCGGATTACGCTCGCATTGTTGATGATGGACTCTACCGAGCCATCGACATATACCTAAAGGTACAAAACTACACTATATCACAGTGCCACATTTTGGTAGTTGTATGTAGCAAACTTCTGAATTTGTAGGAGCAACTATATATGTTTAGACCAAAAACATTCTCCATCTAACTAATGTATTTGCCATCAGAAACAGCATGATATATGTAGATGAAAATGTGATGATGTATGTACAATCAAATACTCACATTGAATCCGAGTGTACAGCATGATATCTGTAGATGAAAATgtgatgatgaacagtactcCGTTCGTTTTTATAAGGCGTTTCAGACAGCTGAGTTTGAACTGTTTAGTACACTGTCTGAATTTACTAAAACGTCTTATataagtgaacagagggagtataatttATCAATCTTGATTTGAATAAGGTTCTGATGGAATTGTGATCGGTCAGGCACACCCATCTCTGATGGAATCCGAGTGCAAGAAGCTGTGCAAGCTGATCGACTGCCAGAAGCTGTCCCAGGACGCGTCGAGCCACGCGGCGCAGAACGACCGGCTCCCGATGCAGATGGTGGTGCGCGTGCTCTACTTCGAGCAGCTCCGCCTCAAGTCGTCCTTCTCGGGCGGccactccggcggcggcggcgagtaCTGCTCCTTCTCCCAGCGGATCACCATGCCGATCAGCGGGAGCGGCGTGCCGAGCTCGTGCGTGTCGCCCCGGGCCGCCGGCGCGGCCGACAGCTACGCGTCGCTGCGGCGGGAGAACCGGGAGCTGAAGCTGGAGGTGTCGCGGATGCGGGTGCGGCTGACGGA
Protein-coding sequences here:
- the LOC125508739 gene encoding BTB/POZ domain-containing protein At3g08570-like, whose amino-acid sequence is MGLASDSAGFPFSAKLSAANSPRFCNPMSRRIFSDVAGDITVLVDGQSFLLHKFPLVSRCGRIRRMVADAKDPDLSKLELVNVPGGATSFELAAKFCYGSNFEITTANVAHLRCIAEYLEMTEDYQDENLIVRTEMYLNDLVVKNLEKSLQVLCACEGLDPMVEEIGFVDRCVDAIAMNASKEQLVSGLAHLECDAGSGKLRMHCQDWWVEDLSALRIDYYQRVIAAMRRSGVRPESIGTSIVHYAQTALKGIERRHVWDSGPLVGDNQRVVVETLINLMATEKITAVTLSFLFGMLRMAIEVDAGLDYRIEVEKRIGLHLEMASLDDLLIPSMQTSESMFDVDTVHRILVNFLQRIEEDDSGDLSPCGYESDGLKSPSHGSVLKVGRLMDGYLAEIAPDPYLKLQKFMTLIELLPDYARIVDDGLYRAIDIYLKAHPSLMESECKKLCKLIDCQKLSQDASSHAAQNDRLPMQMVVRVLYFEQLRLKSSFSGGHSGGGGEYCSFSQRITMPISGSGVPSSCVSPRAAGAADSYASLRRENRELKLEVSRMRVRLTELEREQGMMKQGMRDGRPGEHGRAFFASISRGIGRMAMFGPAGERRKKSSRATASSQCSEGKSRRRKKPSVTYA